In Biomphalaria glabrata chromosome 8, xgBioGlab47.1, whole genome shotgun sequence, the genomic window aaaaaaaacaaaacttttttaaccTATTTACATTGCACAACTCAACATCGGTAGGTTTTTTTAATCCCCATATTCACACACATTGCAACAATAAAAGCAATGCCAGTGTCAATATGAAATGCTATGTCATCACAATCTCTAATTTCCAGATTACATGAGCAAAAATTAACATcacaaaaaatattgtttttaagcTTCACGTAGGtaaaaaattatacaatttgttgtttttttgttaaatctaACTTTTAATACTTACAAACCATCAGCTTTTGTGTGCAACCTTGGGTTCCATGGCACAATCGTCCGTCATATAATGAATGTCTGATCATGTGTAAATATTGTAATAGTTGGCCTCCTTGAGTCGTAGAGTGACTGTagttcatctcaaacactttttcatgtggctgtggaagCCTACTTtgaagagacactcccgtccacaaatattgtaatacaaaatataaaagttatGGATTTAATTGTGTAGTATTGTTTCATTTCATCCTTCATAGTTTACATTGAATCACTTATCACCTATAGGTTAAACTGTCACGTTATCTCCTATATGTTAAACTGTCACTTTATCTCATATATGTTAAACTAAGTCACTTTATCACCAATATGTTAAACTGTCCCTTTATCACCTATAAGTTAAACTAAGTCACTTTATCACCTACATGTTAAACTAAGTCCCTTTATCACCTATAAGTTAAACTAAGTCCCTTTATCACCTACATGTTAAACTGTCCCTTTATCACCTATAAGTTAAACTAAGTCCCTTTATCACCTATAAGTTAAACTAAGTCCCTTTATCACCTATAAGTTAAACTAAGTCCCTTTATCACCTATATGTTAAACTAAGTCACATGGTACTGTCTTTACTTTTCACTAGCTGAAGAACTGCAGCACAAATACAAGGAAATATGTGACATGTCTAAAGATATACGGTTGATGGCGGAGGCTCGAGACAAGAATCTGACAACTGCTCTGAAACTGTCTGAGAGATTCTATGACATGTCAGTGGATGTGATGTCAGGACTAAGAGATCCTCTAGAATACACTGCTGTCTAGCACTGTTACACTCATGTCTAGATAATAGCTACAAGGGATGGGTTTCACTATAAGTTGGTttgttaaaatttatatttataatatatatatatatgtacagaaCTATTTATGCAACTAACTGCTGTTAAAAGTTAGGATAGTGATGTGATCAAATAGTGTTGAGTGACCTTTTGGTTTTTCATGGGACAAGAAAACAGAAGACACTGCATGCACAGAATAGCTCAAGTTTTGAAATACATAGTTCAGTGCCTTCACATCAAACTAGTGATTGTGTTTAGAATGTATTGTTTTAACATCTTAATTATAGTTGTTGAACTTTGGTCTCCCACCTAGTAAATTGATAGGATCCACTGAAGTCAGTTGTATATTGATCAAGGCAAGTATCCATTAGAGTATGTACATAGTTGAGTGACAATAGCCACTAGAGTATGTTGTTTCTGATGTTACTATCTTTCTATCCCATAATTCTCTTGGTGAGCACATAATGTAGTGATGCTATATTTTGTACAAACTATTAAACTATCTCCATACAATCCTCAGGTTTTTGTTCTCTGtgtttatataatacagactggATTCAATTACAAATGGCATTTGTCATTAAGGCTTTTATTAAAAGGCATGACAAAAACAAAGTCTGTTACATTTTAATCAATGTGCTGTCAAAGTTTTAGTTCAATTTAGtttaagaaaatgtattttgattAAGTCTGATAGTATTCTAATAAACAATGCTtgctaaaagttaaaaaaaaaatagacattttcAAATAGTGTTTTAGTGGATTAATGAATGTATTTCTCTTTAAGGCTTTGGCAGTTAGTTAATACatgaaaatatcaaatataacatGACAATCCAGGGTAAATGTTTGGCATAGACTATGCAAAGATCATACATGTAATAtagaaattttgtttgataattagcactaaaaaaagtaaatgaaaggTTTCAAATGATGGATAAATAGAATCATCAATAAATtgtaatgtatatttatatatatatagaccaaTATAATTCAAAAACATGTGATCTAGATAGAATAGGAAGCACTTGGAATCAACAACTAAAGAACAATAAGTCTGTGATAGAATAACATCATATGTTTACACAGCATTCTGTACATAAACAATAAATTGATGCCTAGAGGCTGATAAATAACAACTTATAattattctttcttttaaattgttattttgtatGACGATGTCATTCAATAGTATAGGTAAGTGCAAAAGGTCAGACTGTTATGGGTCATGTGACAGTATCAAAAAGAAAGTagccaacaacaaaaacattactaaaacataaaaaaaaaactcaacccAACATATAACAATCAACAACACAATGTAACAGTCACTCATCACATTTATGCTTTCTTCGCAAAGTATATTCATTGCAAGATCCTTTTGACCTATCCAccataattctttttttatccATTAAGTCAAAAAATTCTTGCAATTTAGTTGCAAACTTAAGGTCATCATTCTTTACTGAACTATTGCCAGCAGGTATAGCTGATCTGTTTTCTGTGAGTTGTGAAGAGTCATGGAAATTTTCAGTGTCAGGAAGACAGTTGTTAGCTCTCCAACTCAACACTATATCCTCTGCTTTTAAACACTTCTTTAATCTGACAACTGGATTCAGAAagaggctattttttttagactttttatgaaacaagaaacacaattccattttaaaaaacatgaaagcattgattaataaaaaaatgaaagacacTTCAACAGAATTAGAAACaatcaaaatcaataaattcaaattatttttacattattaagtttttatttattacaatatttattgaCCTTTTCAAGCATCAGTGCTTTCTCTTCTATTTCCACATTTTCTGACAAAAATTCTTCCTGTTGCAGAGCTTCAAAATTTACTTTACTGGCCTCCTCCTCTTTCTTTGCCTCTTCGTCCTTTCTTTGCTGAATCTAttgaataataaacattttcatataAAAGAGATTCAATTCCAGTGAAGTTCTACCTACGTCAATAAAggaacaagaattttttttttgagtttattGATATAAGAAAACACTCAACAAAGCCTTGGCACAACTGATGCTATAAAGACAGAGTGCTATAGCAGTAATGTATAGCCACAGAGAAGTAGATCGGGCTCAAtgcaaataatatatttttttaaccatttaaCACAACATGTTGTTTTATGGAGGAATTGGCAGAGAAATGGTATAATTAATAGTTACTTTTGCACCAGCCAGCATTGGAAGTGTCTTTTTGTGTAGGACAGTTGTTAGggtaaaatttttgttttggtcattgAATTTCATTGATTTTGGTATCTGTTGTGGTTATTTTGCAGATGGAACAGAGCTACAGttcagttaaaaaataaatctagatctacatatatttagttatttaaagagagaaagggGCTGTAAAGAAAGATCTGGTCTGCTTGACAGTAACAGTTGATGCTTGATCAacattattaaagtattataatCAATATCCAGATGTTCTTGTTAATCAAGTTTTGAAACAACTAAGTCTAAATAGGGGCAAAGGGGGTACTGGAAAGGGGTAGTACCTTTGATGGTCCGGTATGCTGCACTATTAGGTGGATGCCTCACTGGTCCCCTTCCGACCCCTAAATCTCACACATGTGGCTCCAAGCGCCATGCCCTGGAAAACCGCTTCAACTGGCGGACTAAACCATGTGAGAGGGTGGTGATAACATGGCACCACTGGGCGAAAGGCCTTCTAGACTAAGGTCACCAGCCAGGGAGGAAGAGTCCCAGGATGGACTACAACGGCCACATGTTCAGGACCAAGGCGAACCACCAAATTAGAGGTACTCAGTTGTGGTCAAGCATAGAGAGGGATGGGCGCCGCCATGCAAGTATTTAGCCCTCGTTACACCAAATGAGATAATGACAGTAAATAAATCCATACCGGCTCGGCCATAGCCCGGGTTACCAAGGGCCGCGTCTACAGTCACAGACCAGGACGGAGGTGAGAAGTGTATTACTGGTccgtgcaaaaataaaataaataccagGAATAAAATCAGCATAGGAACATGGAATGTGAGATCACTAATAGAGGAAGGAAAAGTTGAAGAGCCCACACATGAAGTTAACCTAATTCATTTCAACATCATAGGACTCTCTGAAATGCGCTGGAAAAACATAGGGGAAACAACCACAGAAGAGGGccataagactaagactacagTGGACTACAAGATGTCCACAAACAAGGAGTAGGATTTCTTGTACACAGGAACTACAGCAATTGCGTTGAGAACTGGTACCCTATATCTAGTCGACTCATTTCCATAAGTTTAAAGGCATCACCCTTCAATATCACCATCATTCAAGCATACACTCCTACATCAACATATGAGGATGAGGCAGTAGAAGAGTTTTATGAGCTATTATAGGAAGTGGTCAATAAAGTCCTGAAAAAGGACATCCTTGTTGTACAAGGAGACCGGAATGCCAAAGTAGGAAGTGACTCCTACCAAACCTGGAAAGGCACTTGTGGAAGATAAAGTAACCTCTCAACGAATGAACGAGGTCAACGACTTTTAGAATTTGCGAaatacaacaatctcttacagGCTAACAAACTAGGATGCCACAAAAAATCGTGTATAACCACATGGCACAGTCTGAATGGAGAATACCACAAACAGATCGActatatcagcggttctcaaccttttatgctcggcgacccctttttacaatccctcactcttccgcgacccccgcacacacacatacagcaatagaagaatagacaataacaatccttattttcgatggtcttaggcgacccctggcaaatcgtcaatcgacccccaagggggtcgcgatccacaggttgagaacccctggactaTATCATGGTGCAATTGCTATAAAAtgattttgatctagattttctttctttttgtttttaagttataattagcCACAACTGAATTAATTGAGACCACTTAATTATGCCAGTCACTCCCCCATTACTACTATCAACTAATAGAAGTTAAGCAAGGAAGGTGATTCAAGTATATGCCAAGTCACCCTGTCAGATGAAACAAGAGAATCACCTAACAACACCAGTATGGGAATTTTGTGGGACGCAGCTGAGAAGCACCGAAACCTCCCGGATACCCTCTCTCCCcaatggtccacaaaagagattggaccatagcacattgagaatgctatatatatataacacataTGAACCAGAGAGAAACACTTATACAACATGATGAAGGAATAATATGAATGAAAGatgcactataaaaaaaaaaatgtcaccgTAACTACCATGTTTACTCTAAAAGAATGacaattaaaacttaaaatttgtTTCCATTTCTAGGAATTATAAAGTTTATTCATATTTCACCTGCTGGATAGCAGCTTCATATTCTTGTCTGATTTCTCCATGACAGGAAATTTGTTGTCTTTCCTCTGAAACAAAATGGGAGcttttcaataattttgttcaGCTCTGAAACAAATGGgagattttcaatatttttttatcattactCAAGGTTAAAGCCATTGTCTTTGCATGAATCTACCTTTAGTCTGGTCTGTTTCATTCTAAAGGTGGTTAGAATCACAGTAATGATATTTTTCTGACcattgtcgaaaaaaaaaaaacgctggcTAAGACTGTACATCTATTTAAAGGGCTTGCAAAACTTTTTCTGCAGGGAACagttccaggaaaaagaaggagAGGCAGATAAAAGATGCAATGGGGGACAACATTATGAACTGTACAGCCCTGTCTATGGAAAAGCTGCTTATTCTGGCAAAAGAAAGTAATGGAGAGAATTGACCAACAGTTCATGGATGCCCTAAAAAGACTGAAGGATTACTGAAGGtgtttttatctttatattCTATATTTCTCAAACATCCTTGATGggattttattactatttttgaTACCTAGAAAAATAACAATccaaaaaacattaatttcatGTATTTCAACTTACGGGCTTCAAAATTATCTTGATCATCTTCACTGTTGCTTTCTTCACTGGCTTCCAGCCTGCGCCTCACTTTTTCAGGGAAGGCCTCTTGGATGTCTGTCCACTTTTCCATgtttatcaatttattttccTGGCCCAAACTGAAATGCGCTTCCTGCAGACTGGACATGAGAGGTTGGCTTTTTCCACTGTTTCCTTGTAACATTGTAAACACAGTGAGTGATTGCAGGGGAACGTTACAGGTAGGATGATTAAGCTAATGCATACTGGGCACATGCACTCAGATTCAGACAGCATTTTTTTCCCTGTAATTATAGATAGCAAAGCAAATTAGAATTtgatctgaaaaaaacaactttttttttatttgattgcaCAGACATGCCAacccccaagacccagaatgtggaacactcaggttgaaaatgtggaattttgggccccaatgtggaacatacACGCGGTTATGTTTGTCAGCCATATTGTACACAATAAAGAAAAGTCTTGATTTTTGTGATCCATGTCCTTGCCTTATTATTTCTCAGGATCCTATGCttgaattagattttaaaaaaaactaaatgtagtttttGTATCTATCATGCAAAAAGCTTGCTTTGTTTACCTTTAAAAGGAATTCTCGGTTCACCAGGTGTCTGCGTCATTTTGGAAGAGTCACATTGTGCAGTAGCAATCACCGGAGCAATCTAAagcatatttaattataaatagaacacagcattgcaaaaaaaaattggacaaGATTTGTAATAGAGCAAAAACATGTCGAGAGACTATTATGGCAGTTGTGAaatgggggagggaagaagagtgAATGATGAATGTTTACATAAACGCTATTTTACAAAGTGAAAATGAACCTCCTGCAAAGCTAAATTTACCTTTTTCAAAGTCTCCACATATTTGACTTTCTGGCGATGGTTTTGGTGACCCATGTTTTTAATGGCTTCTTTGGTCAATCTTTCCATTTGCtcacttgtatatttgtctctttctgatgattaaaaaaaataaataaatatcacttttcagttgtttttgtagtagatatctaaatatatttttttaagactaaTCTTAATGACACGAGTAAGTATTGCTACATGTTGCACTGAAATATGCTCATCTATTAGATTTGTATTAGATTCTTTGTTGTAAAACAtattattaacaaacaaaaaatgctcaATTCTAATTAATAACTAAGAAATTTGCTAATCGCTGAgtaattattaaaaagaaaatatacaaacataaatGCTACAAACccaacaagaattttttttccatttcaaaaTTATCCAAGACATCTCTGAAAggctctatttttttaatcagtttCCAGCTGGtgataaaatgtaaaacagtttttgtaaacattttttttttcaagtgcaAGTCATTCATTCCATTTAGTAGACTAACTGTTATAGGTTTAGGACATGATTAATCAGGAATTTTCTTTTACAACATCTAATATCACCACCACAACAAACAACAGAGCCCTAAGAGAAACaggtaattaaaaacaatacaaaattgtCACTTTGTTGGGACGTGGATGAATGGCACTTTAGCTACCTATCATGTGGGCACAGAAATATACCAGATACCTCTCTTACAATAAGGCaaaatcttctcccagataccccccccccccaacacacacttACCACACACTAGTCCACAAGTGTTTGAACCAGAGAGCACTGAGCCTGTTATAGCATGAAAAATGCGCCAtacaaaagtaaattttaaataaaaaatttctttttaaagataaaatgttAACATCTTTTAACTGAAGCGCTGTAGCTGAGCGGTacagtgcttggcttctgaactaggggtcctgggttcgaatcctgtgaagacttggatttttaattttgggatctttgggcactttgagttcacccagcgctaatgggtaactgacattagttagggaaaagtaaggcggtaggtcgtcatgctgaccagttgacaccctcgtaaaccgtaagccacagaaacaggtaaCCTTTACTTTAATCTTTTAACTgagaataatttttaaacatagtgTACCAGGAGAGAAATGTACATCAAACAATAATTATGGACTTACTTTTCTTCCAGCTGTGATGACAAAGCCTCCTTGTCTTTTTCCAAATGGACAATCATAGTCTTGAGCTCCTGTATTGTTTGATTCAAGTTACTTCTCTCATTCTCACAGTGCTCAAGCTTCTGCGTCAGTTCTGCTACTGATGAGTTCAAAACGGAGCAATCTTTCTTGAATTGTTCCCTTTCATCAGCTAAGCGAGAGGACATTTTTGCCTTTCTCAAGGTCATTTCTAATGTATTCTGATTCCACTAAAGTATTAGCTAGATTTCTAATTTCAGCTTTCAAATCTGCTATTTCTTTCTCgttattcaaaataattgatttcatCTGTGAGTTTTCTTATTTGTATGAGTTTAGAGACTCCCTTTCTTTATGCAGTTGAGACAAAACAGTTTCACACTCTTGCTTAGTGTAATCTAATTTCTCTTTTAATTCTATGGTGTCGTTCTGTAATTCTGATATGGTAGCTTTCAAATGGTCTTTCTCTGCCTGAGATTCTTCTTGCAATGCAGATATGGTCATTTTCATCTGATCTTTCTCTACCTGAAATTCTTCTTGCAATGCAGATATGGTCATTTTCAATTGGTCTTTTTCTGCCTGAGATTCTTCTTGCAATGCAGATATGGTCATTTTCAATTGGTCTTTTTCTGCCTGAGATTCTTCTTGCAATGCAGATATGGTCGACTTAAGctcaaaattcttttttgctGACTTGACTCTCTCAGCATCTAGCTGGGAAGAAATGCTATCATTTTCTAAATGAGCATTTTTAGATTGCAGTTCTAGTACAGTTTTATTCAAGACATTGTTCTTGCCTTCATAGTTTGTTACTGTGGTCTGTAATTCTAAGATTGAAGATGTCAGTACTGAACATTCGTTATGAAACTTTTCTCGCTCCTCCATCATACTGGAAGAGATGCTATCCCTCTCCATTTCCAGGCTagcttttgtattttctaaatatGTAACTTCTTCATCCAATCTTGAGATAGTTGACTTCATTTCtaaatatttcacatttttttcattcagtTGCGTTGAAAGAACTTGACATTCTTGAACAGAATTAGTTAATTGATTTTTCCAAGCTAAAGACTCTGTTTGCAAAAGAGCAATAATATCATTTAGTCTGACTTTTTCTTCCAATAATTCTGCTACATGTCTCTctgccttttctttttcatcttccAGCTGGCAAGACAAGACTTTTCTATCTTCTTCTAACCCAGTGTTTTTCATCTTTAACTCATTGATGGTTtcatttaaatgatttttttccacttgaaaatattcaatatcattttttaGCTCTACAACTGTTGACATTAAAATCGATAAGTCTTTCTTTGACATGCCTCTCTCCTCATCAAGGCGAGAAGAAAGGCAGATTCTAGCATTTTCTAATTCTGACATAGTCTGAACTAAAGTTGTTCTTTCAGCTTTTAGATCTGCTAATTCAGTTTCCATTGATGAAACAGCTAACTTCATCAATGAGTACTCCTCTTTGAAAGTGCTGACTGAGATCTTTTCTTCCTTCAGTTCAGAAGAAATCGCTTGACCCTTTTGTACTGAATCTTCTAATTTCTTTTCCAACTCCAATGACAATTTCTGTACCTCTGATATCATAGCATtcaatttctctttctctgcctctgattCTTCAAGTGCAATCTGTGATTTGTCTCTTTCGAATTCCCATTGGGAAGAAATAGCTTTCTTATCATTCTCTAAGCTAGCATTTTGTTTCTCTAGCTCATCAATTGTTATTTTGAATTGAACCACTTCCGAGTGAAACTGTTCACGTTCCTGTTTTAGTTCTTTTATTAATGACATAAAAACTGAACATTCTTTTTTGGACTTTTCTCTTTCCTCCTCTATGCATGAAGAGAGGCCATTTTTGTCTTTCTCAAGACTAGCTCTAACGTTTTCTAACTCTGATAAACCTTGgactaaattaattttttcagtTTTCAAATCTGCTATTTCATTCTCCATTTTTAAAATGGTAAAATTCATTGCTGAGCATTCTTCTTTGATAGTGCTGACTGAACTCTTTTCTTCCAAAAGTTGGGATGAAACAGAATGAAACTCTTGCTCAGTATTTTCTCATTTCTTTCCCAATTCTAATGTCTCTTTCTGTAACTCCGTTATTCTATTGCTTAACTTgactttctctgcctctgattCCTCTAGTAATACTGATATGGatgattttaactctttctgtgACTTGTCTCTCTCGGCTTCAAGCTGAGTAGCAATGATATCTTTAGTTTTCTCTAGACTGGCATTCATTGTCACTAGCTCTTGGATTGTTCTGTCCATTTTATTGTTTTCCTCATCATAGATTTTCCCCTCCCTTTGCAACTGTGTTATTGTTGACATTAAAGTGGCACATTCTTTCTTATACCTTTCTTTTTCCTCATTCAAACAAGAAGAGATGGCATCCCTATCTTTCTCCAAATTAGCTTTAGTGTTTTCCAACTTTGAAATGATTTTGGCTAATTTGATTTTCTCAGATTCTAGTTCTTTCACCTCATTCTGAAGTTTGCAGACATAAGACTGAAGTGACGAGCATTCTTTCTGTAGATTCTTTACAATGTTCTTTTCCTTTTCCAGCTGAGCAGAAATAGCATGGCTCTCATGTTCAGCGCTGGCTCTTTTGCTTTCCAAATCTGTATTTTCCATCTGCAATTCTGAAATGGCTTTGTTTAATTTGTTCTTTTCACTTTCTAGCTCTTTCAGGTTTTTGTTACATGAAGACAACTTCTGTTCCAAGACTTTATATTCTTTTTCCAATATATCCTTTTGTTTGTTGGCCCCCGTGAGGAGAATGTCCAAGCTTTTGATCTGGTCCTGCGCTTCTTTTAGTTTCATGTGCAACGACTCTATGTGTCCAGGCATTTCATTTTTGTCTGTTAGTCTGTACCCTGTttgaggggggaaaaaaaaagccctgaaTAGACATCATTTccaatgaaatagaaattagTCTTATAGtgattaataaaaaatactgtaaggAATAGTTCTAGTATATTTAACTTTTTGGTCTTATTAATTATTAGCTTTATTctaatagtaatagatctagtatttacatatattatcTTTTGTTGCTAGAGAAGACACTAGAGTACAAGTTTATAATCATTGATCCATTGTATATCAATTACCAAAAGGTTTTTGCTAATAATTTCACTTGAtttagttcccttttcagaccttgcaatctataggacaggtgatgtaaaggtcttctaTTTCTATGGCTAACGATTGATGATTGTGTCATAttacagcacaacgaccaactaattttgtttcccaaataatgtcatgta contains:
- the LOC129927649 gene encoding hyaluronan mediated motility receptor-like, whose translation is MTLRKAKMSSRLADEREQFKKDCSVLNSSVAELTQKLEHCENERSNLNQTIQELKTMIVHLEKDKEALSSQLEENWKLIKKIEPFRDVLDNFEMEKKFLLERDKYTSEQMERLTKEAIKNMGHQNHRQKVKYVETLKKIAPVIATAQCDSSKMTQTPGEPRIPFKGKKMLSESECMCPVCISLIILPVTFPCNHSLCLQCYKETVEKANLSCPVCRKRISVWARKIN
- the LOC129927642 gene encoding repetitive organellar protein-like gives rise to the protein MNFTILKMENEIADLKTEKINLVQGLSELENVRASLEKDKNGLSSCIEEEREKSKKECSVFMSLIKELKQEREQFHSEVVQFKITIDELEKQNASLENDKKAISSQWEFERDKSQIALEESEAEKEKLNAMISEVQKLSLELEKKLEDSVQKGQAISSELKEEKISVSTFKEEYSLMKLAVSSMETELADLKAERTTLVQTMSELENARICLSSRLDEERGMSKKDLSILMSTVVELKNDIEYFQVEKNHLNETINELKMKNTGLEEDRKVLSCQLEDEKEKAERHVAELLEEKVRLNDIIALLQTESLAWKNQLTNSVQECQVLSTQLNEKNVKYLEMKSTISRLDEEVTYLENTKASLEMERDSISSSMMEEREKFHNECSVLTSSILELQTTVTNYEGKNNVLNKTVLELQSKNAHLENDSISSQLDAERVKSAKKNFELKSTISALQEESQAEKDQLKMTISALQEESQAEKDQLKMTISALQEEFQVEKDQMKMTISALQEESQAEKDHLKATISELQNDTIELKEKLDYTKQECETVLSQLHKERESLNSYK
- the LOC129927645 gene encoding hyaluronan mediated motility receptor-like produces the protein MAFPRARIKRFNETNDNIPGVGSYNLLGDHHGPIKDLDLNRTRSLNRLDQSGRTYKDIGYRLTDKNEMPGHIESLHMKLKEAQDQIKSLDILLTGANKQKDILEKEYKVLEQKLSSCNKNLKELESEKNKLNKAISELQMENTDLESKRASAEHESHAISAQLEKEKNIVKNLQKECSSLQSYVCKLQNEVKELESEKIKLAKIISKLENTKANLEKDRDAISSCLNEEKERYKKECATLMSTITQLQREGKIYDEENNKMDRTIQELVTMNASLEKTKDIIATQLEAERDKSQKELKSSISVLLEESEAEKVKLSNRITELQKETLELGKK